Proteins from one Gammaproteobacteria bacterium genomic window:
- a CDS encoding DUF3570 domain-containing protein — protein sequence MAAERGRRLAALTAAALALPAVQASAQFRDEAQQLSVRYSSYGEGDLPAAQPEQSRFDIDIWQLRYGTPILERSRLTIDGQYETLSGASPWFIEPDENGEPVQIMSGATIDEARGSLGLDLRSYGEGREYAVSLGGSVEDDYSSINLGVDGHFELPGKQSSLSLGAGSSRDRIEPTDGGSTRYPQRPVSEDKSSYDAVLGFTYILNPLTVVQTGLSLSRSSGYLSDPYKLAYVAGEIRPDARPDARNELAWSTRLRYRITAWASSLHLDYRYFDDSWGIRSHTVDFALHKDFGTRLSLAPHLRWYSQSQAKFYQPYFLAERDDGYYSSDYRLSPYGAVTMGLDLSWRFGEQALRLSLEHYEASADTAAGDVQVENPGLVDFTMMTLGFDFRL from the coding sequence ATGGCGGCCGAGCGTGGGCGCCGGCTCGCTGCGCTGACTGCCGCCGCCCTGGCCCTGCCGGCAGTCCAGGCCTCGGCGCAGTTTCGCGACGAGGCGCAGCAACTGTCGGTGCGCTACAGCAGCTATGGCGAAGGCGATCTGCCGGCGGCTCAACCCGAGCAGTCGCGCTTCGATATCGACATCTGGCAGCTGCGCTACGGCACCCCCATACTCGAACGATCCCGACTGACCATCGACGGTCAGTACGAAACCCTGTCCGGCGCCTCGCCGTGGTTCATCGAACCCGATGAGAACGGCGAGCCGGTTCAGATCATGTCGGGCGCGACGATCGACGAGGCGCGCGGCAGCCTGGGCCTGGATCTGCGCAGCTACGGCGAGGGGCGGGAGTACGCCGTGTCGCTCGGCGGATCCGTGGAAGACGACTACAGCTCGATCAATCTGGGTGTCGACGGGCACTTCGAACTGCCCGGCAAGCAAAGCTCCCTGTCGCTGGGCGCGGGCAGCTCGCGCGATCGGATCGAACCCACCGATGGCGGCAGTACCCGCTATCCGCAGCGGCCGGTGTCCGAGGACAAGTCCAGCTACGACGCGGTGCTGGGCTTCACCTACATTCTGAATCCGCTCACCGTCGTCCAGACCGGTCTGAGCCTGTCGCGTTCCAGCGGCTATTTGTCCGATCCCTACAAGCTGGCCTACGTCGCCGGTGAAATCCGGCCCGATGCACGTCCCGATGCGCGAAACGAACTTGCCTGGAGCACCCGCCTGCGCTACCGCATCACCGCCTGGGCCTCGTCGCTGCACCTCGACTACCGTTACTTCGACGATTCCTGGGGCATACGCTCGCATACCGTGGACTTCGCACTGCACAAGGACTTCGGCACGCGCTTGAGTCTGGCGCCGCACCTGCGCTGGTACAGCCAGAGTCAGGCCAAGTTCTACCAGCCCTATTTCCTGGCCGAGCGCGATGACGGTTACTACTCCAGCGACTATCGCCTGTCGCCATACGGCGCCGTGACCATGGGTCTGGACCTGAGCTGGCGCTTCGGCGAGCAGGCGTTGCGGTTGTCGTTGGAACACTACGAAGCCAGCGCCGACACTGCCGCTGGCGACGTTCAGGTCGAAAACCCCGGCTTGGTCGACTTCACGATGATGACCCTGGGCTTTGACTTCCGCCTCTGA
- a CDS encoding TlpA family protein disulfide reductase, producing MKVLRILGMLCALHGGSVLAAATAGAVAPPAAGTALIGAQPLSLADYRGRWVLVDFWASWCGPCKLSLPALEELRQELKSGDDAERFEILAVNLDSNPALGRRFLERHPVSYPVLSNPDGSIAESWALPAMPTSYLIAPDGRVSQVHSGYRDGDQARLRTLLLDSLKDTP from the coding sequence ATGAAGGTGCTGCGGATTCTGGGGATGTTGTGCGCGCTGCACGGCGGGTCCGTGCTGGCGGCGGCGACGGCGGGCGCCGTCGCGCCACCGGCCGCGGGCACAGCGCTGATCGGCGCTCAGCCGCTGTCGCTCGCCGACTATCGAGGCCGCTGGGTGCTGGTCGATTTCTGGGCCTCCTGGTGTGGCCCCTGCAAGCTGTCGCTGCCGGCGCTCGAAGAACTGCGGCAGGAACTCAAGAGCGGCGACGATGCCGAGCGCTTCGAGATTCTCGCCGTCAATCTCGACAGTAATCCCGCCCTCGGGCGCCGCTTCCTGGAGCGACATCCCGTGAGCTATCCGGTGCTCAGCAACCCGGACGGCAGCATCGCCGAATCCTGGGCGCTGCCGGCGATGCCGACGTCGTATCTGATCGCCCCGGATGGCCGCGTCTCGCAGGTGCATTCCGGTTATCGCGACGGCGACCAGGCGCGCCTGCGTACGTTATTGCTCGACTCCTTGAAGGACACGCCGTGA
- a CDS encoding DUF4266 domain-containing protein, translating to MLLGSVFLPACSTVQPWQRGELAQASMAWDPDPMKAALNSHVYDSKEASSGRIGLAGGGCGCN from the coding sequence ATGTTGCTCGGCAGTGTGTTCCTGCCTGCTTGCAGTACCGTTCAACCCTGGCAACGCGGCGAACTGGCGCAGGCCTCGATGGCCTGGGACCCGGACCCGATGAAGGCCGCATTGAACTCGCACGTTTACGACAGCAAGGAAGCCTCCAGCGGCCGCATCGGCCTGGCCGGCGGCGGTTGCGGCTGCAACTGA